The following coding sequences lie in one Rickettsiella endosymbiont of Rhagonycha lignosa genomic window:
- a CDS encoding leucyl aminopeptidase family protein, translating to MSNCFIHESLRSVPITAILPESWPAWLAEQTNTTQQWLQSINFIAKPGSYSLLPGTAGQLQQILLICNDEADFWTFGLLPTVLPEGHYHVEGIDKCKSLEQIALAWGLGAYEFIRYKKSTRPLAQLLIAKKNHAQLMIKLEAIYRVRNLINTPADDMDPAELVENVFQIGKKYHASVTQIVGEDLLTANYPAIYTVGKASCHEPRLVDLKWGDSKHPKVTLVGKGVCFDSGGYNLKSSGNMLAMKKDMGGAANAIGLAEMIMAHQLPVRLRLLIPAVENLIAGNAYKPGDIIQTRHGLTVEIGNTDAEGRLILADALCEADSESPELLIDFATLTGAARGAVGTEISAFFTDQEQLAHDIIQHSHQQQDPVWRLPLYKPYQKLLDSKFADLNNCGSSPFAGAITAALFLRSFISAETTWLHFDFNAYNVNNRPGRPEGGEAMAILTVFSYLLERYPI from the coding sequence GTGTCTAATTGTTTTATTCATGAATCCTTGCGATCCGTCCCTATTACGGCTATTTTGCCAGAGTCGTGGCCAGCTTGGTTAGCAGAACAGACAAATACCACGCAACAATGGTTACAATCGATTAATTTTATTGCAAAACCAGGAAGTTACAGTTTACTTCCTGGAACCGCAGGACAATTGCAACAAATTTTGTTGATATGTAATGATGAAGCGGATTTCTGGACGTTCGGTTTGCTACCCACTGTACTTCCCGAGGGTCATTATCATGTTGAAGGGATAGATAAATGTAAATCATTGGAACAAATTGCTTTAGCATGGGGCTTAGGTGCGTATGAATTTATCCGATATAAAAAATCAACTCGACCTTTAGCACAATTGCTTATTGCAAAAAAGAACCATGCTCAATTAATGATAAAACTTGAAGCGATTTATAGAGTTCGTAATCTAATCAATACGCCAGCGGATGATATGGATCCGGCAGAACTCGTAGAAAATGTATTTCAGATCGGCAAAAAATACCATGCCTCAGTGACACAGATAGTTGGAGAAGATTTATTAACCGCTAACTATCCCGCTATTTATACTGTCGGTAAAGCAAGTTGTCATGAACCACGTTTAGTTGATTTAAAATGGGGTGATAGTAAACATCCAAAAGTTACCTTAGTGGGTAAGGGCGTATGCTTTGATTCGGGTGGTTATAATTTAAAGTCTAGTGGCAATATGTTGGCTATGAAGAAGGATATGGGTGGTGCAGCAAATGCTATCGGTTTAGCCGAAATGATTATGGCACATCAGTTACCGGTGCGTTTACGTTTATTGATTCCTGCTGTGGAAAATTTGATTGCAGGCAACGCTTATAAACCAGGTGATATTATTCAGACTCGACATGGTTTAACGGTAGAGATTGGAAATACCGATGCTGAAGGTCGACTTATTTTAGCGGATGCTTTGTGTGAAGCGGATAGTGAAAGTCCAGAATTGTTGATTGATTTTGCTACCTTGACTGGTGCTGCAAGAGGTGCAGTCGGAACAGAAATAAGTGCCTTTTTTACCGACCAAGAACAATTAGCACATGATATTATACAACATAGTCACCAACAACAGGATCCAGTATGGCGTTTACCTTTATATAAACCGTATCAAAAATTGCTCGATAGCAAATTTGCCGATTTAAACAATTGTGGATCTTCACCCTTTGCGGGTGCGATTACAGCGGCGTTGTTTTTGCGTAGTTTTATTAGTGCAGAGACAACGTGGTTACATTTTGATTTTAATGCTTACAATGTTAATAACAGACCAGGCCGACCCGAAGGCGGAGAAGCGATGGCAATATTAACGGTATTTAGTTATTTATTAGAACGATATCCAATTTAA
- a CDS encoding GNAT family N-acetyltransferase, translated as MPDIFFEKNSETNRLNVSIKTERLVMESTIPNHLCNYKKLFMDSENMLKVMDGNPWSEDKIGEQHKQWVAKWNNDNPFSSLAILKNDTDEFIGHVLLDESKWPGVAHLAYALDKKFWGQKYGKETIPLVVQEYAPLLKENYKILGESFTGIYATARPDNPPSIKLLQTAGMKKIDEKPKWGQLRHFFFINTIDLIKFPSAVCATKPGLI; from the coding sequence ATGCCAGATATTTTTTTTGAAAAAAATTCAGAAACTAATCGATTAAATGTAAGTATAAAAACTGAAAGATTAGTGATGGAGTCTACTATCCCCAACCATCTTTGTAATTATAAAAAGCTATTTATGGACTCAGAAAATATGCTTAAAGTAATGGATGGAAATCCTTGGAGTGAAGATAAAATTGGCGAACAACATAAACAATGGGTTGCAAAATGGAATAATGATAACCCCTTTAGTTCATTAGCGATTTTAAAAAACGATACCGATGAATTTATTGGACATGTTTTATTAGATGAGAGCAAGTGGCCTGGTGTTGCTCACTTAGCTTATGCTTTAGATAAGAAATTCTGGGGACAAAAGTATGGGAAGGAAACCATACCGTTGGTTGTGCAAGAATATGCACCCCTATTAAAAGAAAATTATAAAATTTTAGGCGAAAGTTTTACGGGTATTTATGCAACTGCACGTCCAGATAATCCCCCCTCTATTAAATTACTGCAGACAGCAGGGATGAAAAAAATTGACGAAAAGCCTAAATGGGGGCAACTTCGTCATTTTTTCTTTATAAATACCATCGATTTAATAAAATTTCCAAGTGCAGTGTGTGCTACCAAGCCTGGATTAATTTAA
- a CDS encoding FAD-dependent oxidoreductase — protein MQAGIVGMGIMGRLLALALHNVGWQVSLFDEQQGDNNCSSTAAGLLTPFSECDKADPVISRLGQESLTSYWTTILKQLAEPIYFQQAGCIAVHHPHDKAEWQHFSRRISSKLPAKDYFQHLSKESLMQLEPELDKFETAYYFPDEAQIDCQSVMHSLKKYLQAQGISFRCNTHLTSLVSRRIITQKKTYEFDYVFDCRGMGARTIFNDLRAVRGELIHLYAPNVQLQRPIRFLHPRYSLYIIPRPRNIYIIGASEIEAEDYSPISVRTSLELMTAAYYLHPGFAEARIIETRTHCRPTLASHLPCINHEEGLIAVNGLYRHGYLIAPALVEEILCGINQQDLQYPELWKTYDKCFS, from the coding sequence ATGCAAGCGGGCATTGTAGGAATGGGCATCATGGGTCGGTTGCTAGCACTAGCCTTACATAATGTCGGCTGGCAAGTCAGCTTATTTGATGAACAACAAGGAGATAATAATTGTAGTTCTACTGCGGCGGGTTTATTAACGCCATTTTCTGAATGTGATAAAGCCGATCCGGTGATTTCTCGCTTAGGTCAAGAATCGCTTACATCCTATTGGACTACTATTCTCAAACAATTAGCAGAACCTATTTATTTTCAGCAAGCTGGCTGTATTGCGGTTCATCATCCTCATGATAAAGCAGAATGGCAGCATTTTTCTCGGCGGATCAGTAGTAAATTGCCAGCAAAGGATTATTTTCAGCATTTATCCAAAGAAAGCTTGATGCAACTTGAACCTGAACTCGATAAGTTTGAAACAGCCTATTATTTTCCTGATGAAGCACAAATAGATTGTCAGTCTGTTATGCATAGTCTAAAAAAATATTTGCAGGCGCAAGGTATTTCATTTCGTTGCAACACACACCTTACATCATTGGTATCTAGAAGAATAATTACTCAGAAAAAAACCTATGAATTTGATTATGTTTTCGATTGTCGAGGGATGGGTGCGCGCACAATTTTTAACGATTTACGTGCGGTGCGAGGCGAATTAATCCACTTATATGCACCTAATGTGCAATTACAGCGTCCGATTCGTTTTTTACATCCGCGTTATAGTTTATATATTATTCCAAGGCCCAGAAATATTTATATTATCGGAGCTAGCGAAATTGAAGCTGAAGATTATAGTCCCATCTCAGTTCGTACGAGTTTGGAATTAATGACAGCGGCTTATTATTTACATCCTGGTTTTGCTGAAGCACGAATTATTGAAACGAGAACGCATTGTCGACCGACTTTAGCATCGCATTTACCTTGCATAAATCACGAAGAAGGGTTAATAGCCGTGAATGGACTATATCGTCATGGTTATTTAATCGCACCCGCATTAGTGGAAGAAATTTTGTGTGGAATAAATCAACAGGATCTTCAATATCCAGAACTTTGGAAAACTTATGATAAATGTTTTTCTTAA
- the ald gene encoding alanine dehydrogenase, translated as MHIGVPKEIKNNEYRVAIVPSIVRELTDHGHRVFIETNAGNGVDISDSDYQESGATILNSAQEVFEQGDLILKVKEPQPQECAYLNEEKTLFTFLHLAADKKQTELLLASNCTAIAYETVTDARGGLPLLAPMSEVAGRMSIQAGAHCLEKAQGGRGILLSGVPGVSSSSVVVLGGGVVGSNTIRMALGLEAQVTVLDKSAAKLKELDLHFGGQLNTIFSTQDSIEKYVPLADLLIGAVLVPGAEAPKIVTRDLLNKMRPGSVVVDVSIDQGGCFATSRPTTHTDPTYIVDDIVHYCVSNMPGAVPRTSTFALTHATLPYILALANKGIYQALAEDINLRNGLNISRGRITHQAVAHVFDKPYVSAREVLSV; from the coding sequence ATGCATATTGGCGTTCCTAAAGAAATTAAGAACAATGAATATCGAGTAGCTATAGTGCCATCTATCGTTCGCGAACTGACTGATCATGGTCATCGAGTTTTCATTGAAACAAATGCAGGGAATGGTGTTGATATTTCAGATAGTGATTATCAAGAATCAGGGGCTACTATCCTCAATAGCGCACAAGAAGTTTTCGAGCAAGGCGATTTGATTCTTAAAGTTAAAGAACCGCAACCACAAGAATGTGCTTATTTAAATGAAGAAAAAACTTTATTTACTTTTTTACATTTAGCGGCTGATAAAAAACAAACAGAATTATTGTTAGCTTCGAATTGTACGGCTATTGCCTATGAAACAGTTACCGATGCACGGGGTGGTTTGCCTTTGTTAGCGCCTATGAGTGAAGTAGCAGGACGCATGTCGATACAAGCTGGCGCACATTGTTTAGAGAAGGCACAAGGAGGACGTGGAATTTTATTATCGGGTGTTCCTGGTGTTTCATCCTCGAGTGTTGTTGTTTTAGGTGGCGGAGTTGTGGGTAGTAATACCATTCGCATGGCATTAGGCTTAGAAGCGCAAGTGACCGTGTTGGATAAATCAGCCGCAAAACTAAAAGAATTAGATCTACATTTTGGTGGACAATTGAATACTATTTTTTCCACACAAGATTCAATCGAGAAATATGTACCCTTAGCAGATTTATTAATAGGTGCGGTGTTAGTACCCGGAGCAGAAGCGCCGAAAATTGTAACACGGGATTTATTAAATAAAATGCGCCCAGGTTCGGTAGTTGTGGATGTATCCATTGATCAAGGTGGATGTTTTGCGACAAGCCGGCCGACAACACACACGGATCCTACTTATATTGTCGATGATATTGTTCATTATTGTGTGAGTAATATGCCGGGTGCAGTGCCACGTACTTCGACGTTTGCTTTGACGCATGCCACACTGCCTTATATTTTAGCTCTAGCGAACAAAGGTATTTACCAAGCGTTGGCTGAAGATATCAATTTACGTAATGGCTTGAATATTTCACGTGGTCGTATCACACATCAAGCGGTGGCGCATGTATTTGATAAGCCTTATGTTTCAGCACGGGAGGTTTTGAGTGTCTAA
- a CDS encoding ABC transporter substrate-binding protein, whose amino-acid sequence MSVLKSRVSLLLNWYTNPYHAPIIVAQQLGFYAQEDIKLAILEPNDPSDVTELVGLGSVDFGVKAMIHTVAARAKGYPVTSIGTLLDEPPTGLIALKSSGIRQFHDIVSKRVGYIGEFGKKIIDNLAGLAGIDPNSYETVRIGMNVTDAICRNIIDAGIGFVNFQKIELEHLRGETVFLRIDQLAGLGCCCFCSVQFIVPEQTLQKTELVQSFLKATQRGATLTTEQPEEAYECLCQAKPQLRTPLYHKIFMHSLPFFSRNLFNVERDWDKVGRYTKHLNIVDKHFAITDCYTNQFLPKVPYSEIPAVADCLASE is encoded by the coding sequence ATGTCAGTATTAAAATCTCGCGTCAGCTTGTTACTCAACTGGTATACCAATCCTTACCATGCGCCGATTATTGTCGCGCAGCAATTAGGGTTTTATGCACAAGAAGATATTAAATTAGCAATACTCGAACCCAACGATCCCAGTGATGTAACCGAATTAGTCGGTTTGGGTAGCGTTGATTTTGGTGTAAAAGCGATGATCCATACTGTCGCCGCTAGAGCGAAAGGTTACCCAGTCACCTCGATTGGTACGCTACTCGATGAGCCTCCCACTGGCTTAATTGCCTTAAAATCAAGTGGAATTCGGCAATTTCATGACATCGTTAGCAAACGCGTAGGTTATATCGGCGAGTTTGGTAAGAAGATTATTGATAATCTAGCAGGACTTGCGGGTATTGATCCAAATAGCTATGAAACCGTTCGCATAGGAATGAATGTCACTGATGCGATCTGTCGTAACATTATTGATGCTGGTATTGGTTTCGTTAATTTCCAAAAAATCGAATTAGAACATCTACGCGGTGAAACCGTGTTTTTGCGTATCGATCAACTTGCTGGTTTAGGTTGTTGCTGTTTTTGTTCGGTACAATTCATTGTTCCGGAGCAAACCTTACAAAAAACTGAATTAGTTCAATCTTTTCTTAAAGCAACGCAACGTGGCGCGACATTAACTACCGAACAACCTGAAGAAGCCTATGAATGTTTATGTCAAGCAAAACCACAATTACGTACGCCGCTTTATCACAAGATTTTTATGCATAGCTTACCGTTTTTTTCGCGTAATTTATTCAACGTTGAACGAGATTGGGATAAAGTTGGCCGTTATACTAAACATTTAAATATTGTCGATAAACATTTTGCAATCACGGACTGTTATACCAATCAATTTTTACCTAAAGTTCCCTACTCGGAAATACCGGCCGTTGCGGATTGTTTGGCCAGCGAATGA